Proteins co-encoded in one Coxiella burnetii genomic window:
- a CDS encoding L,D-transpeptidase family protein, translated as MVMKRISLSKLLPFFTILLTLTFTGCASIHHGPQRSMSSAISKYRGYAFKNLGPYFKRAGVSYPPKDISLLVFKNSHRVQLWAKDRGPWRYIRSFPILASSGGPGPKLHDGDHQVPEGVYKIVGFNPASRFDLSLMLNYPNSADRYYARLDHRHDLGDDIFIHGSDASIGCIPIGNKAIEQLFVLAYLVGERHIKVIIAPDDLRYHAPIYGAVHPRWLPQLYAQIRQALQPYG; from the coding sequence ATGGTTATGAAACGAATTTCTTTAAGCAAACTCCTCCCTTTCTTCACTATCCTTCTCACTTTAACGTTTACCGGTTGCGCTTCCATTCATCACGGACCCCAACGCAGCATGTCTAGCGCGATTTCAAAATACCGCGGCTATGCTTTTAAAAATTTGGGGCCTTATTTTAAGCGAGCTGGGGTGAGTTATCCGCCGAAAGATATTTCACTGCTGGTATTCAAAAATTCCCATCGAGTCCAGCTATGGGCGAAAGATCGAGGGCCTTGGCGTTATATCCGCTCTTTCCCTATCTTAGCTTCAAGCGGCGGACCGGGACCTAAATTGCACGATGGGGATCATCAAGTTCCTGAGGGCGTTTATAAAATTGTCGGTTTCAATCCGGCGAGCCGATTTGATTTATCGTTAATGCTTAACTATCCCAATTCCGCTGATCGCTATTATGCAAGGTTAGATCACCGCCATGATTTGGGTGACGATATCTTTATTCACGGTAGCGATGCGTCGATCGGATGTATCCCCATCGGGAATAAAGCCATTGAACAATTGTTCGTATTGGCTTATTTGGTAGGAGAGCGCCATATCAAAGTCATTATCGCTCCCGATGACTTGCGTTACCATGCACCCATCTATGGAGCTGTACACCCTCGCTGGTTGCCGCAATTATACGCGCAGATTAGACAGGCGCTTCAGCCTTATGGCTAA
- a CDS encoding bifunctional phosphoribosylanthranilate isomerase/tryptophan synthase subunit beta, which translates to MIEQPLIKICDIKDSALASRAVQMGADFIGIITYSKSKRYVNNKMAQNLSKAIRKAGGRPVAVFVDFSAKAMESFCKSTGIDVVQLHGAISKAEHHLLPASLQRIYVLSVNKNGSILKDDAGGLEHLDEKRDFLLFDNEIGGSGQSYDLNQFNYTGKFRYFLSGGLSPTNVNRAIQLTKPQGVDVSSGVEDSNGNKKLTLIQSFITNVRKNPAGRFGTFGGCYVAETLMAPLQELQESMTRIVKSNVFQTTFHDILQHYAGRPTPLTEAKRLSDFIQGPRIFLKREDLLHTGAHKINNSLGQCLLAKKLKKTRIIAETGAGQHGVASATACAYFDLRCDIYMGAEDMKRQAPNVERMKLLGANVIPVLAGSQTLKDAVNEALRDWSASYENTHYCLGSALGPHPFPEMVALFQSVIGKEAKTQVHEQTGKQPDAIIACVGGGSNAIGIFSAFIDDPTVRLIGVEAGGKGNQLGEHAAWIKHQRKGVLHGTYTYLLQDENGQIAKTHSISAGLDYPAIGPQHAFLFETGRAIYTSVSDKDALTAFKLLAKTEGIIPALESSHAIAYLLKEGRKKFSRKDIVIVNLSGRGDKDIPALKEYSL; encoded by the coding sequence ATGATTGAACAGCCCTTGATTAAAATCTGCGATATAAAAGATTCGGCACTGGCAAGCAGAGCCGTTCAAATGGGAGCGGATTTTATTGGTATCATTACCTATTCAAAATCAAAACGTTATGTAAATAATAAAATGGCTCAAAATCTTTCAAAAGCTATTAGGAAAGCAGGCGGCAGACCCGTTGCTGTTTTCGTTGATTTTTCAGCAAAAGCCATGGAATCTTTTTGTAAGTCCACGGGAATCGATGTCGTGCAGTTACATGGCGCTATTTCAAAAGCCGAACATCATCTATTGCCAGCATCATTGCAACGCATTTATGTTCTCTCCGTTAATAAAAACGGGTCGATTTTAAAAGACGACGCCGGAGGGCTTGAGCATCTAGATGAAAAAAGGGATTTTCTTTTATTTGATAATGAAATTGGCGGAAGTGGCCAATCCTACGACCTGAATCAATTTAATTATACTGGAAAATTCCGTTACTTTTTATCGGGCGGTCTGTCTCCTACGAATGTAAATCGCGCAATTCAATTAACAAAACCACAGGGCGTAGACGTTTCCAGTGGTGTTGAAGATAGTAACGGCAATAAGAAGTTAACGCTTATCCAATCTTTTATTACCAATGTCCGAAAAAATCCGGCAGGGCGCTTTGGCACTTTTGGCGGTTGCTATGTCGCTGAAACTTTAATGGCTCCCCTACAAGAATTACAAGAATCCATGACGCGCATTGTAAAATCAAACGTCTTTCAAACCACTTTTCACGATATTTTACAACATTACGCGGGTCGTCCAACGCCATTAACGGAAGCAAAACGATTGAGTGATTTTATTCAAGGTCCGCGTATTTTTTTAAAGCGCGAAGATTTATTACATACCGGCGCACACAAAATAAATAATTCCTTGGGACAATGTTTGCTGGCTAAAAAACTGAAAAAGACTCGCATCATCGCTGAAACCGGCGCGGGACAGCACGGGGTGGCGAGTGCAACTGCCTGTGCTTATTTTGATTTGCGTTGCGATATTTATATGGGCGCCGAGGATATGAAACGCCAAGCGCCTAATGTAGAGCGAATGAAGTTATTAGGCGCCAACGTGATTCCCGTTTTAGCTGGATCACAAACATTAAAAGACGCTGTCAACGAAGCATTACGTGATTGGTCCGCCAGTTATGAAAATACCCACTATTGTTTAGGGTCAGCGCTAGGTCCGCATCCTTTTCCTGAAATGGTGGCTCTTTTTCAGTCTGTTATTGGTAAAGAAGCCAAAACTCAAGTCCATGAACAAACGGGAAAACAACCTGATGCTATTATCGCCTGCGTTGGTGGCGGTTCAAATGCGATTGGTATTTTTTCAGCGTTTATTGACGATCCAACCGTAAGGTTAATTGGCGTTGAAGCGGGTGGTAAAGGCAACCAACTGGGCGAGCATGCCGCGTGGATTAAACACCAACGCAAAGGCGTTCTGCATGGCACTTATACTTATCTTTTACAAGATGAGAATGGCCAAATTGCGAAGACGCACTCTATTTCGGCTGGCTTGGATTACCCAGCGATCGGGCCACAACATGCTTTCCTTTTTGAAACGGGTCGGGCCATTTATACCAGCGTCAGCGATAAAGACGCATTAACCGCATTTAAATTATTAGCAAAAACGGAAGGCATTATTCCAGCGCTGGAGTCATCTCACGCGATAGCTTATTTATTAAAGGAAGGAAGGAAAAAATTTTCGCGAAAAGACATTGTCATCGTCAATTTATCAGGGCGCGGCGACAAAGATATTCCTGCACTCAAGGAGTATAGTTTATAA
- the trpA gene encoding tryptophan synthase subunit alpha, producing MNRIEQQFKKSPAYVAYLTAGDGGLERSLESLLALAKGGVNILEVGVPFSDPVADGPVIQEASIRALAQGTTLHDVLTLITSFRQHSEIPIILFTYFNPLLAAGDKIYQQMKSAGVDGCLVVDLPVEEAAPHLTACKTAKIAPILLISPSTTQERLKKINEHGEGMLYYVCRPGTTGVRATLPENFPAKMNQIKSMTSLPIVTGFGIANRKMAAQALQYADGFVIGSLFVKAIAEGISKNALTRLAQSLNPHYPNLRLITPFRKKTF from the coding sequence ATGAACCGCATTGAACAACAATTTAAAAAGTCTCCTGCTTATGTCGCTTATTTAACGGCCGGCGACGGTGGACTGGAGCGTTCGTTAGAAAGTCTATTGGCTTTAGCAAAAGGCGGCGTTAATATTTTAGAAGTTGGCGTCCCGTTTTCTGACCCTGTTGCTGACGGGCCGGTGATTCAAGAAGCCAGCATCCGTGCGCTGGCTCAAGGCACTACTTTACACGACGTATTAACGTTAATAACGTCGTTTAGACAACACAGTGAAATTCCCATTATTTTATTTACTTATTTTAATCCCCTCTTAGCAGCCGGCGATAAAATTTATCAACAGATGAAATCGGCTGGTGTGGACGGTTGTTTAGTCGTTGATTTACCTGTAGAAGAAGCAGCCCCGCACCTCACTGCTTGCAAAACCGCAAAAATTGCTCCAATTTTATTAATCTCACCCTCCACGACGCAAGAGCGTTTAAAAAAAATTAATGAGCACGGAGAAGGAATGTTGTATTACGTATGCCGGCCTGGAACAACCGGCGTTCGAGCCACCCTGCCTGAAAATTTTCCCGCTAAAATGAATCAAATAAAATCAATGACGAGCCTACCCATCGTTACCGGTTTCGGCATCGCTAATCGAAAAATGGCCGCCCAAGCGTTGCAGTACGCTGACGGTTTTGTAATCGGTTCGTTATTTGTAAAAGCAATCGCAGAAGGAATCAGCAAAAACGCATTAACTCGTCTTGCACAATCGCTCAACCCGCATTACCCCAACCTACGGCTCATCACCCCTTTTAGAAAAAAGACCTTTTAG
- the trpC gene encoding indole-3-glycerol phosphate synthase TrpC: protein MHDYLKAILKNKKQEIAHLKANFSSDAFSLSTKKSFKRIISSTPTTIIAEIKRRSPSKGHLAEIADPVALAKQYVQGGAAGVSVLTDKLAFDGSIRDLQQVSLELRDRPVAVLRKDFILDPLQIEEAAVAGADAILLIVAILKDATKILLQKAHECGLEALVEVHNRQELDQAIEIGAEIIGVNNRNLTTFSVDPNNALKLKPYIPDHIISVAESGIHTVSDAKRYISAGYNAVLVGEALVKSENPQQFISAIKEND, encoded by the coding sequence ATGCATGATTATTTAAAAGCAATTCTTAAAAATAAAAAGCAGGAAATTGCGCATTTGAAAGCGAATTTCTCTTCCGACGCTTTTTCTCTTTCAACTAAAAAATCCTTTAAAAGAATAATTTCTTCTACGCCTACAACTATCATTGCCGAAATTAAACGGCGTTCTCCTTCAAAAGGACATTTAGCCGAAATTGCTGATCCAGTCGCCTTGGCAAAGCAATATGTTCAAGGAGGTGCTGCGGGAGTATCAGTCCTTACTGATAAACTTGCCTTTGATGGTTCCATTCGTGATTTACAGCAGGTCAGCCTTGAATTACGCGACAGGCCTGTAGCTGTCCTTCGCAAAGATTTTATTTTAGACCCTCTACAAATTGAAGAAGCTGCTGTCGCCGGTGCTGATGCGATATTATTAATTGTAGCAATTTTAAAAGACGCAACAAAAATTTTATTACAAAAAGCGCATGAATGCGGTCTTGAAGCGTTAGTGGAAGTGCACAATCGTCAAGAATTGGATCAAGCTATTGAAATCGGTGCTGAAATTATTGGGGTCAACAATCGAAACTTAACTACCTTTTCGGTTGACCCAAATAATGCGCTTAAACTAAAACCTTACATTCCCGATCACATCATAAGCGTTGCTGAATCGGGAATTCACACCGTAAGCGATGCAAAACGTTATATTTCTGCTGGTTACAACGCCGTTCTCGTGGGAGAGGCATTAGTTAAATCAGAAAATCCTCAACAATTTATTAGCGCTATTAAAGAAAATGATTGA
- a CDS encoding 7-dehydrocholesterol reductase, with product MTPEVQHNASYRLLRYSLFPLFLITVCPPAAIIMWYTNVALNGSLTALAVLFTQKGFFTTLYQIWSPVFFGTREAWFIISIFMITQLLLMRIVPGKRFEGPITPKGNVPVYKANGVLCFGITLTLFYLCAYQFRWFPPTIVYDHFGGILGALNIFSLIFCFILYFKGRFAPSTSDHSLSGNFIFDYYWGTELYPRILGWDIKMFTNCRFGMMGWPIIILSFAAKQNQLYGLSNSMLVALLIQLVYIGKFFWWERGYLRSLDIMHDRAGFYICWGCLVWVPSIYTSPLLYLVNHPIPLSWFSADIILFLGVGCVFINYFADAQRQKVRASNGNCKIWGKKPALIRATYTTEQGKQKQTVLLASGWWGISRHFHYLPEIGAAFFWTVPALFSHFLPYFYVVYLTILLTHRSLRDENRCHKKYGPDWEIYCQQVPSRIIPYFLTKRFNAMVKWRKSAN from the coding sequence ATGACACCGGAAGTGCAGCACAACGCGTCTTATCGATTATTGCGTTATTCTTTGTTTCCACTTTTCTTAATTACCGTCTGCCCGCCTGCCGCTATTATTATGTGGTACACGAACGTCGCTTTGAATGGTTCCTTAACAGCGCTAGCTGTTCTTTTCACGCAGAAAGGATTTTTTACCACTCTTTATCAGATCTGGAGTCCTGTCTTTTTTGGCACGCGAGAAGCTTGGTTCATTATTAGTATCTTTATGATCACTCAATTATTACTCATGCGAATAGTCCCTGGGAAACGTTTCGAGGGTCCTATCACACCAAAAGGGAACGTTCCTGTCTACAAAGCGAATGGGGTTTTATGCTTTGGTATTACGTTGACGTTATTTTACCTTTGTGCTTATCAATTTCGATGGTTTCCGCCGACTATTGTTTACGATCATTTTGGCGGTATTTTAGGTGCGTTAAATATTTTTAGTTTAATTTTTTGTTTCATTCTTTATTTCAAAGGGCGTTTTGCACCCTCCACTTCCGATCATAGTCTAAGCGGTAATTTTATTTTTGACTATTATTGGGGAACCGAACTATATCCCCGCATTCTTGGATGGGATATCAAAATGTTCACCAACTGCCGTTTCGGAATGATGGGGTGGCCGATTATTATCTTGTCATTTGCTGCAAAACAAAATCAATTGTATGGATTAAGCAATTCGATGTTAGTTGCGCTATTGATTCAGTTAGTTTATATCGGGAAATTTTTTTGGTGGGAGAGAGGTTATTTGCGTTCATTGGATATCATGCACGATCGAGCCGGTTTTTATATCTGTTGGGGATGTTTAGTGTGGGTCCCGAGCATTTATACTTCTCCTCTCTTATATTTAGTTAATCATCCCATTCCCTTAAGCTGGTTCAGTGCAGATATAATTTTATTTTTGGGGGTCGGGTGTGTTTTCATTAATTATTTTGCCGATGCGCAGCGCCAAAAAGTTAGAGCCTCTAACGGTAATTGTAAAATTTGGGGCAAAAAGCCTGCCCTCATTCGGGCCACTTACACAACGGAGCAAGGTAAGCAAAAGCAAACGGTGTTACTGGCTTCGGGCTGGTGGGGAATTTCTCGGCATTTTCATTACCTCCCGGAAATAGGCGCTGCTTTTTTCTGGACAGTACCTGCATTATTTTCACATTTTTTGCCATATTTTTATGTAGTTTATTTAACTATTTTACTTACGCATCGTTCGCTACGCGATGAGAATCGTTGCCATAAAAAATACGGCCCCGATTGGGAAATTTACTGCCAACAGGTACCCTCTCGGATAATTCCTTATTTTTTAACTAAAAGATTCAATGCTATGGTAAAATGGCGAAAATCTGCAAATTAA